One window of Cydia fagiglandana chromosome 19, ilCydFagi1.1, whole genome shotgun sequence genomic DNA carries:
- the LOC134674147 gene encoding uncharacterized protein LOC134674147, with translation MSGVIKGKPGSPIAQQTLFGWIISGGAPAEEHGKNGRIVSMHLSVSLDNMLQRFWESETLDNESKDTLTPQEKRAEEIYEKTLARDEDGRFIVGLPFVRDTPIVPENSRSIAVKRLECLERKLAHNSKLKTEYDNVIKEYLTLKHMEPVGKPEKDEKTVYLPHHAVVREDRETTKVRVVFDASCKGSNGVSLNDELLVGPTLLEELRDVIMRWRQNKICFVADIVKMYRQIKVRETDTDYQRILYRFDPKEEIQDFRMLTVTFGTASAPYLAIRTLKQLAKEEKDAFPIASEIIDRDFYMDDVLTGFDDVKSALEAHEELNKVMSKSGFELQKWASNSREFMSAIQPEKRESSNTVDMNRKSQIKTLGIIWNIDEDKLKVTQKEINTEKPVTKRNVLGQIASLFDPLGWLAPAIMKAKMFMQKLWLEKLDWDEELPTDLKEEWIQYQEDLPALSAIQINRWTGSSKNSAIELHGFSDACQTGYAAVVYLRVIPKDGSPCQVALITAKTKVAPVVKPLSLPRLELCGASLLSKLMKHVMRVLNIELQQTYAWVDSKVVLAWIKGDPNRWTPYVKNRVIDIRSNLDTHWLYVNTKDNPADPASRGLSPSKLKQNQLWFNGPEFLREPDFTIPVDSIPETELEKRLLLKCKTTTIETDSEKLTLLKKYSSLQKLLDVISYCRRWLKILKKEKNVSKHITCEERDEALTLCLKMSQEIEFPEEIDHLKSRKAIKKSSRLLQFTPYLDDKGIIRLGGRLKHAELSMDQKHPVIITKNNVLLPVLLDDAHKNTLHGGPHLMTPYLRSKHWIIKGGSSIRQFYKKCITCARYNAKTNTQLMGNLPEVRVKPSGPFLISGVDFAGPITCRMSKGRGAKTYKAYIALFVCMSTKAIHLELVSDMTTEAFIAAFKRFVSRRGHCKELWSDHGTTFVAAEKELLKMWQQGRNEIPEDLLKSLDDKGTRWRYIPPGAPNFGGLWEAGVKSTKYHLKRIMQDATLTFEEFYTFDNTLALMD, from the exons ATGAGTGGAGTCATCAAGGGCAAACCAGGATCACCGATAGCGCAACAGACGTTATTCGGATGGATAATTTCGGGCGGAGCACCCGCCGAAGAgcacgggaagaatggaagaaTTGTTAGCATGCATTTGAGTGTGAGTCTAGACAACATGCTGCAAAGATTTTGGGAATCGGAGACGCTAGATAATGAGAGCAAAGACACTCTGACGCCTCAAGAGAAGAGAGCTGAAGAGATTTATGAGAAAACACTAGCGAGAGATGAGGATGGAAGATTCATTGTTGGACTACCATTCGTACGAGATACACCGATTGTTCCCGAAAATTCCCGTTCAATTGCTGTCAAAAGACTTGAATGTCTAGAGAGGAAGTTAGCACACAACAGCAAATTGAAAACTGAGTACGATAACGTGATTAAAGAGTACCTTACGTTAAAACACATGGAACCGGTAGGCAAGCCTGAAAAAGATGAGAAAACAGTCTACCTTCCACATCATGCTGTGGTTCGCGAGGATCGGGAGACCACGAAAGTTAGAGTAGTTTTTGACGCATCCTGTAAAGGATCTAATGGAGTATCTCTCAATGACGAACTACTGGTTGGACCGACTCTGCTAGAAGAGCTAAGAGACGTTATCATGAGATGGAGACAAAACAAGATATGTTTTGTGGCAGACATTGTAAAGATGTATCGACAGATCAAGGTTCGAGAAACAGACACTGACTACCAGAGAATTCTGTACAGATTCGATCCAAAAGAAGAGATTCAAGATTTCAGAATGCTTACAGTAACATTTGGCACAGCATCAGCACCATATTTGGCAATAAGAACACTAAAACAGCTGGCCAAAGAAGAGAAAGACGCATTCCCTATAGCATCTGAAATTATAGACAGAGACTTTTACATGGACGATGTACTTACAGGATTCGATGATGTGAAGTCAGCATTAGAAGCACACGAAGAGCTGAACAAAGTAATGAGCAAAAGTGGATTTGAGTTACAAAAGTGGGCTTCTAACAGCAGAGAATTTATGTCGGCCATACAACCTGAAAAGAGAGAGAGTTCAAATACAGTAGACATGAATAGAAAGAGCCAAATAAAGACACTCGGAATAATTTGGAATATTGATGAAGACAAACTCAAAGTTACACAAAAAGAAATCAATACTGAGAAACCTGTCACAAAGAGAAATGTACTCGGACAGATCGCTTCACTTTTCGATCCGTTGGGTTGGTTAGCACCAGCAATCATGAAGGCAAAGATGTTCATGCAGAAGCTATGGCTGGAAAAGCTAGATTGGGATGAGGAACTACCCACAGATCTAAAAGAAGAATGGATCCAGTACCAAGAAGACTTACCTGCGTTATCAGCGATACAGATTAATCGTTGGACTGGTTCTAGTAAAAATTCAGCGATCGAGTTACATGGATTTTCTGACGCATGCCAGACAGGATATGCAGCAGTCGTGTACCTCCGAGTTATACCCAAAGATGGATCACCATGTCAAGTGGCTCTAATTACAGCAAAAACAAAAGTTGCACCAGTTGTTAAACCATTGTCTTTGCCACGCCTTGAGCTATGTGGAGCTTCTCTACTTAGCAAACTCATGAAACACGTGATGAGAGTTCTAAATATCGAGTTGCAACAAACCTACGCGTGGGTAGACTCCAAAGTGGTTTTAGCCTGGATAAAAGGAGATCCAAACAGATGGACACCCTATGTCAAAAATCGAGTGATTGACATAAGGAGCAATTTAGACACACACTGGTTATATGTCAATACCAAGGATAACCCAGCAGATCCAGCTTCCAGAGGTCTGTCACCCAGCAAGCTGAAACAAAATCAGTTATGGTTCAATGGTCCGGAATTCTTACGAGAACCTGATTTCACCATACCCGTCGACTCCATACCTGAAACAGAGTTAGAGAAACGCTTGTTATTGAAATGTAAGACAACAACCATAGAAACAGACTCTGAAAAGCTTACCTTACTGAAGAAATACTCGTCACTGCAAAAACTTCTGGACGTTATTTCATATTGTAGAAGATGGCTGAAGATCCTGAAAAAAGAAAAGAATGTTAGTAAACATATAACCTGTGAAGAAAGAGATGAAGCACTTACCTTGTGTTTAAAGATGTCCCAAGAGATAGAATTTCCTGAAGAGATTGATCACCTGAAAAGTAGAAAAGCTATTAAGAAAAGCAGTCGTCTACTGCAATTCACACCTTATCTGGATGATAAAGGTATTATCAGATTAGGAGGAAGACTGAAGCACGCAGAGTTGAGTATGGATCAGAAGCATCCTGTTATAATAACTAAAAACAACGTATTGTTACCTGTTTTGTTGGATGATGCTCACAAAAACACTCTTCATGGAGGGCCGCATCTCATGACACCATATTTGAGAAGCAAACACTGGATAATTAAAGGAGGTTCTTCAATAAGGCAGTTTTACAAGAAGTGTATAACGTGTGCAAGATACAATGCGAAGACGAATACTCAGTTGATGGGCAACTTACCGGAAGTTCGAGTAAAACCTTCAGGCCCTTTCCTTATCAGCGGTGTTGACTTTGCCGGTCCCATCACATGCAGAATGAGTAAAGGTCGAGGAGCTAAGACATACAAGGCATATATTGCTTTATTCGTGTGTATGTCTACCAAAGCCATACATTTGGAACTAGTCAGCGATATGACCACAGAAGCGTTTATCGCTGCCTTCAAAAGATTTGTGTCTAGACGTGGTCATTGCAAGGAACTCTGGAGTGATCATGGTACAACATTCGTTGCAGCTGAAAAAGAATTATTGAAGATGTGGCAACAAGGTCGCAACGAAATCCCAGAAGACTTGCTCAAAAGTTTAGACGACAAAGGAACTCGCTGGAGATATATTCCCCCTGGAGCACCAAACTTTGGAGGACTATGGGAGGCAGGTGTAAAATCAACGAAGTATCATCTGAAAAGAATAATGCAAGACGCAACCCTGACGTTCGAAGAATTTTATACG tttgataataccCTGGCACTGATGGATTGA